The following are encoded together in the Ignavibacteriales bacterium genome:
- a CDS encoding anion transporter, whose amino-acid sequence MNRATIALVGAVVLVLTGALSLDQAFSAIDMNTIVLLLAMMIINANLRMSGFFGIIADKVVQISRTQNDLLIIIIFTSGILSALFLNDTIVLMFTPLLLEITRRGDINPIPFLIALATSANIGSAATIIGNPQNMLIGISSGIDFRTFAFYLTPISIIGLMVALIVIKIIYRKSIRSNKINFLKHKPAKPYKPLLYKSIIASVLMLIALNIGMSITLAAIGGASLLLITRRLKPERVFREIDWTLLVFFASLFIVTHSIETTRLSEEIFSSNVVWITNDLWRFSGSAMLLSNLVSNVPAVLLFKPIIKMMNNPQIAWLVLSMATTFAGNLTLIGSVANLIVAESAKKEGVKLSFKEYLKAGIPITIATVILGVIWFLIISG is encoded by the coding sequence ATGAACCGGGCGACAATTGCGCTGGTCGGGGCGGTGGTGCTTGTTCTTACCGGTGCACTTTCTCTTGATCAGGCATTTTCCGCAATTGATATGAACACAATAGTTCTGCTGTTAGCGATGATGATAATTAATGCTAACCTTCGAATGTCCGGTTTTTTTGGAATTATCGCCGACAAAGTTGTACAAATCTCACGCACTCAAAATGATCTTCTAATTATAATAATTTTTACTTCCGGCATTCTATCTGCACTCTTTTTAAATGATACAATAGTCTTAATGTTCACTCCGCTATTGTTAGAAATTACAAGGAGGGGTGATATAAATCCAATTCCATTTTTAATAGCGCTGGCAACTTCAGCAAATATTGGATCAGCGGCTACTATAATTGGTAATCCACAAAACATGCTTATCGGAATCAGCTCAGGAATTGATTTCAGGACTTTTGCATTTTATCTAACTCCAATCTCAATAATCGGGTTGATGGTCGCCTTGATCGTAATAAAAATTATTTACCGAAAATCTATCCGATCGAATAAGATTAATTTTTTAAAACATAAACCAGCCAAACCATACAAACCACTTCTGTATAAAAGTATCATAGCTTCAGTATTAATGTTGATAGCTCTAAATATTGGAATGTCAATTACTCTTGCAGCTATTGGTGGGGCTTCATTGCTGTTAATTACACGAAGACTTAAACCTGAAAGAGTTTTTAGAGAAATTGACTGGACACTTTTAGTATTTTTTGCATCACTTTTTATAGTTACTCATTCGATTGAAACTACCAGATTATCTGAAGAGATTTTCAGCTCAAATGTAGTTTGGATAACAAATGATTTATGGCGTTTTTCCGGAAGCGCTATGCTGCTAAGTAATTTGGTTTCGAATGTTCCGGCAGTACTTCTTTTCAAACCAATTATTAAAATGATGAATAATCCTCAAATAGCATGGTTAGTTTTGTCTATGGCAACGACATTTGCTGGAAATTTAACATTGATAGGTTCTGTGGCGAATCTTATAGTTGCCGAATCAGCGAAGAAGGAGGGAGTTAAGCTATCTTTTAAGGAATATTTAAAAGCAGGTATTCCTATCACTATAGCAACCGTTATTTTGGGTGTAATTTGGTTCTTGATCATCTCCGGATGA
- a CDS encoding deoxyhypusine synthase has protein sequence MSTKKDYLKDVIRHIDIKKHNVVPLVDAMEYMAFSSRDLNRAAKIFDMMQKDKDCGIILTLAGSLFSAGLKKIVYDLIMNNMVDAIVSTGAIMVDQDFFEALGFKHYIGSPFVDDNEMRDLHIDRIYDTFIDEDELRVCDETCGKIFDTMDPKPYSSREFLYEFGRYLEMNGGPKVDDSVIYAAYKKNVPIFVPAFSDCSAGFGFIMHQTNNPDKHVSVDSAKDFLELTKIKLNCRETGIFMVGGGVPKNFTQDIVVAADILQEDAQMHKYAVQITVADERDGALSGSTLKEASSWGKVSTTFEQMVYAEATIALPLIAGYAYHKGSWKERKPKEFQKLFANEIIAAK, from the coding sequence ATGTCAACGAAAAAAGATTATTTAAAAGATGTTATCAGACACATAGATATTAAAAAACATAATGTAGTGCCATTAGTTGATGCAATGGAATACATGGCTTTTTCTTCACGCGATTTGAACCGTGCAGCAAAAATTTTTGATATGATGCAAAAAGATAAAGACTGCGGGATCATTCTCACACTTGCCGGAAGTTTATTCAGTGCAGGTTTGAAAAAAATTGTTTATGATTTAATTATGAATAACATGGTTGATGCAATCGTTTCGACAGGTGCAATTATGGTTGATCAGGATTTCTTTGAAGCACTTGGATTTAAGCACTACATTGGTTCTCCGTTTGTTGATGATAATGAAATGCGAGACCTTCATATTGATAGAATCTACGATACTTTTATTGATGAAGATGAGCTAAGAGTTTGCGACGAAACTTGTGGAAAAATTTTCGATACAATGGATCCAAAGCCCTATTCCTCTAGAGAATTTCTTTATGAGTTTGGCAGATATCTTGAAATGAATGGCGGACCAAAAGTAGATGACTCGGTTATCTACGCAGCTTATAAAAAGAATGTTCCCATATTTGTTCCTGCTTTTTCTGACTGTTCTGCCGGGTTCGGATTTATCATGCATCAAACAAATAATCCCGATAAACATGTCTCTGTTGACTCTGCAAAAGATTTTCTTGAACTGACAAAAATAAAATTAAATTGCAGGGAGACCGGGATATTCATGGTTGGGGGCGGGGTTCCTAAAAACTTCACGCAAGACATTGTTGTTGCCGCAGATATTCTACAGGAAGATGCACAGATGCACAAATATGCCGTTCAAATCACTGTTGCTGATGAAAGAGATGGTGCTTTATCCGGTTCAACTTTAAAAGAAGCGAGCAGTTGGGGAAAAGTTTCTACCACTTTTGAACAAATGGTTTATGCAGAGGCAACTATTGCTCTTCCGTTGATTGCCGGGTATGCTTATCATAAAGGAAGTTGGAAAGAAAGAAAACCAAAAGAATTTCAAAAATTATTTGCCAACGAAATAATCGCTGCAAAATAA
- a CDS encoding NAD(P)-dependent oxidoreductase: protein MKFLITGGAGFLGINLVRYLHNQGHEIVSLDIVPFNYKDMNDKVEIITGDIRDETIVSKSLKNIDIVIHTAAALPLYTADEIFTTDVEGTRLLLKQAQKNNVKRFIHISSTAVYGIPDHHPLFEYDKLDGVGHYGKAKILAEEECLKKREEGMCVPIIRPKSFIGPERLGVFALFYDWAKDKRGFPMIGSGKNKYQLLDVEDLCEAIYLCCKLDEKIVNDTFNIGAKQFTTMREDYQAVLDYTGYGKKIVGLPETPIIWLLRILEALKLSPLYKWVYETASKDSFVSIEKAEKKLGFKPKFSNKDALVRNYKWYLEHLNEFENTSGISHRVPWKQGVLKFAKLFF, encoded by the coding sequence ATGAAATTTTTAATTACAGGCGGAGCCGGTTTTCTTGGTATAAATCTCGTCCGCTATTTGCATAATCAAGGGCATGAAATAGTATCACTCGATATTGTTCCTTTTAATTATAAGGACATGAATGACAAAGTAGAAATCATTACAGGTGATATTCGTGATGAAACGATAGTTTCAAAATCATTAAAAAATATTGACATAGTGATTCACACTGCTGCTGCTCTTCCACTTTATACTGCTGATGAAATTTTTACAACGGATGTTGAGGGAACCCGATTACTCCTGAAACAAGCACAAAAAAATAATGTTAAAAGATTTATTCACATTTCCTCTACTGCTGTTTATGGAATTCCTGATCACCACCCTTTGTTTGAATACGATAAACTTGATGGAGTTGGACACTATGGCAAAGCTAAGATTTTGGCAGAGGAAGAATGTTTGAAAAAACGAGAAGAGGGAATGTGTGTCCCTATTATACGTCCCAAATCATTTATCGGACCCGAAAGATTGGGTGTGTTTGCTTTGTTTTATGATTGGGCGAAAGATAAACGCGGCTTCCCAATGATAGGCAGCGGTAAAAATAAATATCAATTGTTGGACGTGGAGGATCTTTGCGAGGCAATTTATTTGTGTTGTAAACTCGATGAAAAAATAGTAAATGATACTTTTAATATTGGAGCAAAACAATTCACTACTATGCGTGAAGATTATCAGGCAGTTTTGGACTATACCGGTTACGGTAAAAAGATTGTTGGACTGCCCGAAACACCTATTATCTGGCTGCTAAGAATTTTGGAAGCGCTGAAACTTTCGCCGCTATATAAGTGGGTTTATGAAACTGCCTCAAAAGATTCCTTCGTTTCAATTGAAAAAGCAGAAAAAAAACTCGGCTTTAAACCAAAATTCTCAAACAAAGATGCATTAGTCAGAAACTACAAATGGTATTTAGAACATCTTAACGAATTTGAAAACACAAGCGGTATTTCCCATCGTGTTCCATGGAAACAGGGTGTGTTAAAATTTGCCAAATTATTTTTCTGA
- the rplM gene encoding 50S ribosomal protein L13 encodes MKQEKLTRFITTEDANRKWYIVDAKDKVLGRLATEVARVIRGKHKPIFTPNFDTGDFVIVINAASVRFTGKRETLKSYFWHSGYPGGLKNAKLQNVRATNPEFIIENAVKGMLPKNRLGNKLIKKLKVYAGEVHPHAAQKPEVLSFSEKV; translated from the coding sequence TTGAAACAAGAAAAATTAACAAGATTTATTACCACTGAAGACGCGAATCGAAAGTGGTACATAGTAGATGCAAAAGATAAAGTCCTTGGTCGTTTGGCTACAGAAGTTGCCCGAGTTATACGAGGCAAACATAAACCGATTTTTACCCCCAATTTCGACACGGGTGACTTTGTTATTGTAATAAATGCTGCTAGCGTTCGGTTCACCGGCAAACGAGAAACTTTGAAATCTTATTTCTGGCATAGCGGTTATCCGGGTGGGCTTAAAAATGCCAAATTGCAGAATGTCCGTGCTACCAATCCAGAATTTATTATTGAGAATGCCGTTAAAGGAATGTTACCCAAAAATCGTTTGGGTAATAAATTAATTAAAAAGTTAAAGGTTTATGCTGGAGAAGTTCATCCTCATGCAGCACAGAAACCTGAAGTATTAAGTTTTTCGGAGAAAGTATAA
- the rpsI gene encoding 30S ribosomal protein S9: MADQIFIGRRKTSVARVILKNGEGKITVNGIEFEKAFPQELDREDIIAPFRVTETLGQYDVRINVNGGGTTGQAQGIRLGISRGLVSINPEYKPLLKAEGFMTRDPRMVERKKYGQPKARKRFQFSKR, from the coding sequence ATGGCAGATCAAATTTTTATCGGAAGAAGAAAAACTTCTGTAGCACGTGTAATATTGAAGAACGGTGAAGGAAAAATCACAGTCAATGGTATCGAATTTGAGAAAGCATTCCCGCAGGAATTAGACAGAGAAGATATTATAGCTCCATTTAGAGTTACAGAGACACTTGGTCAGTATGACGTTAGAATAAATGTTAATGGAGGCGGCACTACAGGACAGGCTCAAGGTATCAGACTTGGTATTTCGAGAGGTTTAGTTAGTATAAATCCTGAATATAAACCCCTCCTTAAAGCCGAAGGATTTATGACACGAGATCCAAGAATGGTTGAGCGTAAAAAATACGGACAACCGAAAGCTCGTAAACGATTCCAGTTCTCTAAGAGATAA
- the rpsB gene encoding 30S ribosomal protein S2 — MKKIEITQLIEAGAHFGHLTRRWNPKMRNYIFMERNGIHIIDLKQTQSLLYQAAEILSKFVADGNKVLFVGTKKQAKGIIESESRRCEMNWVSERWLGGMLTNFSTIRKSVKRLTNIEKQEIDGTFDKITKKERLFLTREKDKLKKILQGVETMAKLPGAIFVVDIKKEAIAVQEAKRLNIPVFAIVDTNCDPNEVDYMIPANDDAVKTIEIITQFLADAVIEGAVKAKELKAEEAAERERLRKEKEVKDSEEKKKIAKAKSEPKTDESEATTDSTQS, encoded by the coding sequence ATGAAAAAAATTGAGATAACTCAGCTTATCGAAGCTGGAGCGCACTTCGGACATCTTACCCGTCGTTGGAACCCTAAAATGAGGAATTACATCTTCATGGAACGAAACGGCATTCACATCATTGACCTTAAACAAACACAATCCTTACTTTACCAGGCGGCTGAAATTTTATCGAAATTTGTGGCTGACGGTAACAAAGTACTTTTTGTTGGAACTAAAAAACAAGCAAAAGGAATTATTGAATCAGAATCAAGACGCTGCGAAATGAATTGGGTCAGTGAACGCTGGCTAGGCGGTATGCTTACGAATTTTTCTACAATTAGAAAAAGTGTTAAGCGGTTAACAAATATTGAAAAGCAGGAGATTGACGGAACGTTTGATAAAATTACCAAGAAAGAAAGACTCTTTCTTACCAGAGAAAAAGATAAACTGAAAAAAATTCTTCAGGGAGTTGAAACAATGGCTAAACTTCCAGGAGCCATTTTTGTCGTTGATATTAAAAAGGAAGCTATTGCTGTTCAGGAAGCAAAAAGATTGAATATTCCGGTCTTTGCTATTGTAGATACAAACTGTGATCCAAATGAAGTTGACTATATGATTCCCGCTAATGATGACGCAGTAAAAACAATTGAAATCATTACTCAATTTCTTGCTGATGCAGTTATCGAAGGTGCGGTTAAAGCAAAAGAACTTAAAGCTGAAGAAGCTGCTGAGAGGGAAAGATTACGAAAGGAAAAAGAAGTAAAAGATTCTGAGGAAAAGAAAAAAATAGCTAAAGCAAAGTCTGAACCTAAAACCGACGAAAGTGAAGCGACAACCGACTCTACACAATCATAG
- a CDS encoding elongation factor Ts, translating into MEISATQVNELRKKTGAGMMDCKKALTEANGDIEKAIEVLRKKGAAVAAKRAEKSANEGIILTKVSSDKKEGVILQINCETDFVAKSEDFISFTNAVVNTVSELKPENVDTLLEKSSLISNGINDLLGKVGEKIEISRFKIETAPDGLIVDYIHMGSKLGVLVKFENAPADNNELAVIGKDIAMQVAAMKPITTYREEVAKDVVEKEIDIYKELARKEGKPENMLDKISTGRLNKFYQENCLFEQAFIKDNTKTVGSLIKDFNSKNNTQVKLSLFHRFHLGDERK; encoded by the coding sequence ATGGAAATTAGTGCAACTCAAGTAAATGAATTGAGAAAAAAAACCGGCGCGGGAATGATGGACTGTAAAAAAGCCCTCACCGAAGCTAATGGTGATATAGAAAAAGCTATCGAAGTACTTCGTAAAAAAGGTGCTGCCGTAGCTGCTAAACGTGCGGAAAAATCTGCTAATGAAGGAATTATTCTTACTAAAGTTTCGAGCGATAAAAAAGAAGGCGTTATTCTGCAGATAAATTGCGAAACGGATTTCGTTGCAAAGAGCGAAGATTTTATTTCCTTCACTAACGCAGTCGTTAATACTGTCTCTGAATTAAAACCCGAAAATGTTGACACTCTGTTAGAAAAAAGTTCTTTAATCAGCAATGGAATAAATGATCTGCTCGGCAAGGTAGGGGAGAAAATTGAAATCTCCCGATTCAAAATTGAAACAGCGCCGGATGGTCTAATCGTAGATTATATTCACATGGGCAGCAAGCTCGGTGTATTAGTCAAGTTTGAAAACGCACCGGCTGACAACAACGAACTTGCTGTAATAGGCAAAGATATAGCAATGCAAGTGGCTGCAATGAAACCCATCACCACTTACCGCGAAGAAGTGGCTAAAGATGTTGTTGAAAAAGAAATAGATATTTATAAAGAACTTGCCCGAAAAGAAGGCAAGCCCGAAAACATGCTTGATAAAATTTCTACCGGCAGATTGAATAAATTCTACCAGGAAAATTGTTTATTCGAACAGGCTTTTATTAAAGATAATACAAAAACAGTCGGCTCGCTTATCAAGGACTTTAATTCTAAAAATAATACGCAAGTTAAACTTTCACTCTTCCACCGGTTCCATCTTGGTGACGAAAGAAAATAA
- a CDS encoding UMP kinase: MKNLKYKRVLLKLSGESLLGDKGFGIDNKILEFFSAEVLKVHKAGVQLGIVIGGGNIYRGLSAHAQGIDRATGDQMGMLATMINSLALQNAVENRGIHTRLMSAIKMEEIAEPYIRRRAIRHLEKGRVVILGAGTGHPYFSTDTAASLRAVEIGAEVIVKGTRVNGVYDSDPEKNSDAIQFEHISYIDVIQKNLRVMDLTAVSLCQENKLPMIVFNMDIPGNLLKLVLGEQVGTIIK; this comes from the coding sequence ATGAAAAATCTTAAGTATAAAAGAGTGCTGCTAAAGCTTAGCGGCGAATCATTATTAGGCGATAAAGGATTCGGCATTGATAACAAAATCTTAGAATTCTTCTCCGCAGAAGTATTGAAAGTGCACAAGGCAGGGGTACAATTAGGAATTGTTATTGGGGGAGGAAATATCTATCGGGGACTATCCGCACACGCTCAGGGAATTGACCGCGCCACCGGTGATCAGATGGGCATGCTGGCAACTATGATAAATTCTCTCGCATTGCAAAATGCCGTTGAGAATAGAGGCATTCACACAAGATTAATGAGCGCAATTAAAATGGAAGAGATTGCCGAGCCTTACATTCGCAGGAGAGCAATCAGACATCTTGAAAAAGGCAGGGTTGTTATTCTTGGCGCAGGTACGGGGCATCCATATTTCAGCACCGACACTGCAGCTTCGCTGAGAGCAGTTGAAATTGGTGCAGAAGTTATTGTAAAAGGCACCCGGGTAAATGGCGTTTATGATTCTGACCCTGAAAAAAATTCCGATGCAATTCAGTTTGAACATATAAGTTATATTGATGTAATTCAGAAAAACCTCCGCGTGATGGATTTAACTGCGGTTAGTTTATGCCAGGAAAATAAATTGCCGATGATTGTTTTTAATATGGATATACCCGGAAATTTATTGAAACTTGTCTTGGGTGAACAAGTCGGAACAATAATAAAATAA
- the frr gene encoding ribosome recycling factor, with amino-acid sequence MEQVIKDAQNRMNKSIEALRAELAKVRTGKATTALLDGIKVDYYGTLSPLTQVGNVSVLDPHTLSITPWDKSMVSVIQHAIQEANLGFNPISDGTNLKIPVPPLTEERRKDFVKLTKKFGEDSRVAIRNIRRDANDHLKREEKDKKISEDQLKEAEAKIQKMTDEHIKMIDDVLKHKEKEIMEV; translated from the coding sequence ATGGAACAAGTAATTAAAGACGCTCAAAACAGAATGAACAAATCTATTGAAGCTTTAAGGGCAGAGCTTGCCAAAGTACGAACAGGTAAAGCTACTACCGCATTGCTCGATGGAATTAAAGTTGATTATTACGGTACACTTTCTCCTTTGACTCAAGTCGGCAATGTATCGGTGCTTGATCCGCATACTTTATCTATAACTCCGTGGGACAAGTCAATGGTTTCTGTAATTCAACATGCAATTCAGGAAGCGAATCTCGGCTTTAATCCTATCAGTGATGGAACGAATCTTAAAATTCCTGTGCCCCCCCTTACAGAAGAAAGACGAAAAGATTTTGTTAAGCTGACAAAAAAATTCGGTGAAGATTCCAGGGTTGCGATCAGAAATATCCGCCGCGATGCTAATGATCATTTGAAGCGTGAAGAAAAAGACAAGAAAATTTCTGAAGATCAATTGAAAGAAGCCGAAGCTAAAATTCAAAAGATGACTGACGAACATATAAAAATGATTGATGATGTTTTAAAGCACAAAGAAAAAGAAATCATGGAAGTCTGA
- a CDS encoding T9SS type A sorting domain-containing protein → MGKRYIGAWEIRTVRRVKSALGWGATFDKYGNNVASPTTAYVNSNDITAWSENNGSANKFWRWGSIRSFGTMGKDIQLSNAPDLNSMYAVGFRLISPYYFYVTPSVGSIAKENLIVNNSGREGIIKKAEAEFYFIIGDVSADNQTINFTEFDNDIQFENTSQLNDALVSNSFVLTDNSNLVLSVAFGTKDSASAVNSLSSTDQLTFKIQLIDEMTGELLGEYDNVTYNKDNVIPYENISYQINTSGIGNRTVVLKLIVDNNFDAEYFAADIKADAEILGKNSYTEISYKGNLAVDSYDLSQNYPNPFNPSTTIKYQIPNAGDVTLKIYDILGREVTTLVDGFKNEGRYEVNFNASKLASGVYIYTIKSNDFTASKKLMLLK, encoded by the coding sequence GTGGGAAAAAGATATATTGGTGCCTGGGAAATTAGAACTGTTAGACGAGTTAAAAGTGCACTCGGCTGGGGTGCAACTTTTGACAAGTACGGCAATAATGTTGCATCACCAACCACCGCCTATGTTAATAGTAATGATATAACTGCCTGGAGTGAGAATAATGGAAGTGCAAATAAATTCTGGCGCTGGGGTTCTATCAGATCTTTTGGAACAATGGGTAAGGATATTCAACTAAGCAATGCGCCAGACTTAAACTCGATGTATGCAGTTGGGTTCAGGTTGATATCTCCATACTATTTTTATGTAACACCAAGTGTTGGAAGTATTGCTAAAGAAAACCTGATCGTCAATAACTCCGGCAGAGAAGGAATAATAAAGAAAGCAGAAGCCGAGTTTTATTTTATAATTGGTGATGTTAGTGCTGATAACCAAACTATAAACTTTACAGAATTCGATAATGACATTCAATTTGAAAATACTTCCCAGTTAAATGATGCTCTTGTTTCAAACTCATTTGTTCTTACTGATAATTCTAATTTAGTTTTAAGTGTAGCTTTCGGAACGAAAGATTCGGCGTCGGCAGTCAACAGTTTAAGCAGTACCGATCAATTAACATTTAAAATACAACTGATTGATGAAATGACCGGAGAACTCTTAGGTGAGTATGATAACGTAACTTATAATAAGGACAACGTTATTCCTTACGAAAATATCTCATACCAGATAAACACTTCGGGAATTGGTAATAGAACAGTTGTATTAAAACTTATAGTTGATAATAACTTTGATGCAGAATACTTTGCCGCAGACATAAAAGCAGATGCGGAAATATTAGGAAAGAATTCTTACACAGAAATTTCTTATAAAGGTAACTTAGCAGTTGACTCATACGATCTTTCACAAAACTACCCCAACCCTTTCAATCCGTCAACAACAATTAAATATCAGATACCAAATGCCGGAGATGTAACTTTAAAAATTTACGACATACTCGGCAGAGAAGTTACTACACTTGTTGATGGATTTAAGAATGAAGGCAGGTACGAAGTAAACTTCAACGCAAGCAAGCTTGCAAGCGGAGTGTACATTTACACAATAAAATCTAATGATTTTACTGCTTCGAAAAAATTGATGCTTCTGAAGTAA
- a CDS encoding matrixin family metalloprotease, translating into MKSYFTYVKRAILITTVFLAILLDTGYSQWEDCENSSCPNMGNYTINGGHWYKSELKYYFANGTDDIADDLEKTAFEAAFNTWENAVPFTVIETFSSNDADIFIKFVQDGDEWLSSGQTESRVAVSWYPETNCQGVLLLNNWYHSFSLQQNPPNAKDLQAVALHELGHILGLCHSNNSATVMYYDISNPNKRTLHSYDIEGINVIYDRVAVKNKFVNPDASVSYGGTINVDYQNYDTQNELNNEKLFAFNDGSTRHFDALNQSYQTIERKFNSNQDHQGGWFKNNSLISLNSVMDQQIDDATFMATYKYKATINLIAETEFDNTQSLGSIGQIYQYESGPITAPTPKLINGKNYNFVWWTDNKSSSNPRTITPTGNQTYTNLYKYPNHSSSTQAYVNNNQRKVVRTDYNGYLHKVYSSMGYAWYEISSDNGVTWSIANNGRPLSTLESKLPSLDVQMSTVVIVFQERTSSDHFKIKIAHFNMVGLPLGTVQDVSGLNDDNYSIDASPVVAYGTNGYLMVAWRIEDLSYQEGIYYRFGYLPEVYGDILWYMDEIEGFISGTNFNSTNPTLALRKTEVL; encoded by the coding sequence ATGAAATCATATTTTACTTATGTTAAAAGAGCAATATTAATAACTACGGTTTTTTTAGCAATACTTCTTGATACGGGTTATTCTCAATGGGAAGATTGTGAAAACTCATCTTGCCCAAATATGGGTAATTATACAATTAATGGAGGACACTGGTATAAATCAGAACTTAAATATTATTTTGCAAACGGTACAGATGATATTGCTGATGATTTAGAAAAAACCGCATTTGAAGCTGCTTTTAATACTTGGGAAAATGCTGTCCCCTTTACTGTTATTGAAACTTTTAGTTCTAATGATGCTGACATTTTTATAAAGTTCGTTCAGGATGGTGATGAATGGCTCTCTTCAGGACAAACTGAAAGTAGGGTTGCAGTTTCTTGGTATCCAGAAACAAATTGCCAAGGGGTTTTATTATTAAATAACTGGTATCATTCTTTCTCGCTTCAACAGAATCCACCAAATGCCAAGGACCTACAAGCCGTAGCATTACACGAATTGGGACACATACTCGGTTTATGTCACTCAAATAATTCAGCTACTGTAATGTATTATGATATATCTAATCCTAATAAAAGGACACTTCATAGTTATGATATTGAAGGAATAAATGTGATTTACGATCGAGTTGCGGTGAAGAATAAATTTGTAAATCCTGATGCTTCAGTTTCATACGGAGGAACAATAAATGTTGATTACCAAAATTATGACACACAAAATGAACTTAATAATGAAAAACTATTTGCTTTTAATGATGGATCTACAAGACATTTCGATGCCCTTAATCAGAGTTATCAAACAATAGAAAGGAAGTTTAATAGCAATCAGGATCACCAAGGTGGATGGTTTAAGAATAATTCCCTTATTTCCTTGAACTCAGTTATGGATCAACAAATAGATGATGCAACTTTTATGGCTACATACAAGTATAAAGCCACAATAAATTTAATTGCAGAAACCGAATTTGATAACACTCAATCGTTAGGTTCAATAGGACAAATCTATCAATATGAATCTGGTCCTATAACTGCACCTACACCAAAACTAATTAATGGTAAGAATTATAACTTTGTCTGGTGGACAGATAATAAGTCCTCGAGTAATCCGCGCACAATCACGCCAACTGGTAACCAAACCTATACAAACTTGTATAAATACCCTAATCACTCAAGTTCGACTCAAGCTTATGTAAATAATAATCAGAGAAAAGTAGTAAGAACCGATTATAACGGATATTTACATAAAGTTTATTCAAGCATGGGGTACGCATGGTATGAAATCAGTTCTGATAACGGTGTTACCTGGTCCATTGCAAATAATGGAAGACCACTTTCAACACTCGAATCGAAACTACCGTCATTAGATGTTCAGATGAGTACAGTGGTAATTGTATTTCAGGAACGAACTTCTTCTGATCATTTTAAAATCAAAATAGCCCATTTCAATATGGTTGGGTTACCATTAGGAACTGTTCAAGATGTCTCCGGTCTAAATGATGATAATTATTCTATTGATGCATCACCGGTTGTGGCATACGGTACAAATGGATACTTGATGGTTGCTTGGCGGATAGAAGATTTAAGCTATCAAGAGGGAATATATTATCGTTTTGGATATTTACCAGAAGTTTATGGCGACATCCTCTGGTATATGGATGAAATTGAAGGCTTTATATCAGGAACTAACTTCAATTCAACTAACCCAACATTAGCGTTAAGAAAGACGGAAGTACTATAA